The proteins below come from a single Acidobacteriota bacterium genomic window:
- the priA gene encoding primosomal protein N' — protein sequence MFAEVAIPLNVIQTFTYALPASFAAKARAGARVLVPFGKQLLTAYIVDVHATLAEAGQEPDSYEVKEVEELFDTEPLVTGEMLELTKWIADYYYAPWGEVIKASLPAGINAEAETIVSITQIGRNALTTVFAKRATSVKAQALTRLADAGFLKSTELAKEFTKPRATAVIRELEKEGYVTVKRQVQQAIVKPKRQQAVRLLERAPIEGSKPLNEQQERIIKLLFDAGGSLSFAQLSEQAAVSPSVIRTLEKRGYTEVFIREVRRDPLAHMKTTRAADGSDDLSLTVKQQNALNQITDKLLTNEYAAFLLHGVTGSGKTEVYIRAMRAVVDRGKTALMLVPEIALTPMFARRLRAHFGEAVAILHSSLSDGERLDEWNRLRSGEARVCIGARSAIFAPLENIGLIVVDEEHEASYKQDESPRYHGRDTAIMRAAKANALIILGSATPSMESYHNAHTGKYTYLRLDERIGSRQLAKVEIVDMREVFAQYGKQQLFSDPMKSAIADNHARGEQTLVLLNRRGYSSFTLCRACGHTARCPNCDVTLTFHKAEARLTCHYCGHQERVPRQCPDCQGPYIYFAGEGTEQIETLLKDLYPDLHITRLDRDTTRRRGAFEKLLNEFASGAIDLMVGTQMIAKGHDFPNVTLVCVISVDAGLSMPDFRSAERTFQLLTQVAGRAGRGDKPGRVIIQSYHTEHYALEFAKEQNYEKFYAHEIGFRRELRYPPFVALINVLIRHTEFQKAETVAADLARLVQAADAENLLRVLGPAPAPLSRLKGEHRMQVLIKTRYRRQAREALDAAMLKLKEDGVDLKMITVEVDPVSLM from the coding sequence ATGTTTGCCGAAGTTGCCATTCCACTCAACGTCATTCAAACTTTCACCTACGCCTTGCCCGCGAGTTTCGCCGCCAAGGCCAGAGCGGGCGCGCGCGTGCTGGTGCCCTTCGGCAAGCAACTGCTGACGGCCTACATCGTGGATGTGCACGCGACGCTGGCAGAGGCTGGGCAAGAGCCTGACAGTTACGAGGTCAAAGAGGTCGAAGAGTTATTCGACACCGAACCGCTGGTCACGGGTGAAATGCTGGAGCTGACCAAGTGGATTGCCGATTATTACTACGCGCCCTGGGGCGAGGTCATCAAAGCCTCGCTGCCTGCCGGCATCAATGCCGAAGCCGAAACCATCGTCTCGATCACGCAAATTGGCCGCAATGCGCTGACCACGGTCTTTGCCAAACGCGCGACATCCGTCAAAGCCCAGGCGTTGACCCGGCTTGCTGACGCTGGCTTTCTGAAATCCACCGAACTCGCCAAAGAGTTCACCAAGCCCCGCGCCACCGCCGTCATCCGCGAACTGGAAAAAGAAGGCTACGTCACCGTCAAACGCCAGGTGCAACAGGCCATCGTCAAGCCCAAACGCCAGCAAGCTGTCCGCCTGTTGGAACGCGCGCCCATCGAAGGCAGCAAGCCGCTCAACGAACAGCAGGAACGCATCATCAAGCTATTGTTCGATGCCGGTGGATCGCTCAGTTTCGCGCAACTCAGCGAACAGGCCGCCGTCAGCCCGTCCGTCATCCGCACGCTGGAAAAACGCGGCTACACCGAGGTCTTCATCCGCGAAGTCCGCCGCGATCCGTTGGCGCATATGAAAACGACGCGCGCCGCCGACGGCTCCGATGATTTGTCGCTGACCGTGAAACAACAGAACGCGCTCAACCAGATCACCGACAAGCTATTGACCAATGAATACGCGGCCTTCCTGCTGCACGGCGTGACCGGCTCCGGCAAGACCGAGGTTTACATCCGCGCCATGCGCGCCGTCGTGGACAGGGGCAAGACCGCGTTGATGCTGGTGCCCGAAATCGCGCTGACGCCGATGTTCGCGCGCCGCTTGCGCGCCCATTTCGGCGAGGCCGTCGCCATCCTGCACTCGTCGCTTTCGGACGGCGAGCGGCTAGACGAATGGAACCGCTTGCGCAGCGGCGAGGCCCGCGTGTGCATCGGCGCGCGCTCGGCCATCTTCGCCCCGCTCGAAAACATCGGCCTGATCGTCGTGGATGAAGAGCACGAGGCTTCGTACAAGCAGGACGAATCGCCGCGTTACCACGGGCGCGACACCGCGATCATGCGCGCGGCCAAAGCCAATGCCCTGATCATCCTCGGTTCGGCCACGCCTTCGATGGAGTCGTATCACAACGCGCACACTGGCAAATACACCTACCTGCGGCTGGACGAACGCATCGGCAGCCGTCAACTCGCCAAAGTCGAAATCGTAGACATGCGCGAAGTCTTCGCCCAATACGGCAAACAGCAGCTTTTCTCCGACCCGATGAAATCGGCCATCGCCGACAACCACGCGCGCGGCGAACAGACGCTGGTCTTGCTCAATCGGCGCGGCTATTCGTCCTTCACGCTCTGCCGCGCCTGCGGCCACACGGCGCGCTGCCCCAATTGCGACGTCACGCTCACCTTCCACAAAGCCGAAGCCCGCCTGACCTGTCATTACTGCGGCCACCAGGAACGCGTCCCGCGTCAATGCCCCGATTGCCAGGGACCGTACATTTACTTCGCAGGCGAAGGCACCGAGCAGATCGAAACGCTGCTGAAAGACCTGTACCCTGACCTGCATATCACGCGCCTCGACCGCGACACCACGCGCCGCCGTGGGGCCTTTGAAAAACTGCTCAACGAATTCGCCAGCGGCGCGATTGACCTGATGGTCGGCACGCAAATGATCGCCAAAGGCCACGACTTCCCCAACGTCACGCTGGTCTGCGTGATCTCGGTGGATGCCGGTTTGAGCATGCCCGACTTCCGCTCCGCCGAACGCACGTTTCAATTGCTGACCCAAGTCGCCGGGCGCGCCGGACGCGGCGACAAACCGGGTCGCGTGATTATCCAGAGCTACCACACCGAACATTACGCGCTGGAATTTGCGAAGGAGCAGAACTACGAAAAGTTTTATGCGCACGAGATTGGGTTTCGGCGCGAGCTGCGCTACCCGCCGTTTGTGGCGCTGATCAATGTGCTGATACGCCACACCGAATTTCAGAAGGCTGAAACCGTCGCGGCTGATTTGGCGCGGCTGGTGCAAGCGGCGGACGCTGAGAACTTATTGCGTGTGTTGGGGCCAGCGCCCGCGCCGTTGTCGCGGTTGAAGGGCGAGCACCGCATGCAGGTGCTGATCAAAACGCGTTACCGGCGGCAGGCGCGCGAGGCGTTGGATGCGGCGATGTTGAAGTTGAAAGAAGATGGGGTGGATTTGAAGATGATTACGGTGGAGGTTGATCCGGTGAGTTTGATGTAA
- a CDS encoding HNH endonuclease, producing MSKISTEHFFPISVYFRKKKEELKKVFSEQGGKATFESGKKWTGASKLLEQAKATGQKLPILFSAADGYNDLIYWAVLESISVQPDAKGKFPTTLKIVDLTPLPEDIPLNSLRKVGTDQHFSDDMLSGYCFCQTPAFLQHQIHYWVIKGRPSDNDFESWLIPGTEDTWRTSRPPQSWSPGDRLFFWMSSPARCVVGLGVLKGLHKKKDKSGNNLFDVEYLTYPLANRPFIDDLRLNAKLFDASFLKSGPAWTVYSLTEEQGKELYQIVVGQNPEINLGWNTRTPLIQRAREFEAVDLAEPPARVITTTSRVIRDTVKARQMKLKYGYGCQVCRLKIEFGPGRFYVEAHHVRPLGGNHKGCDTEDNLMILCPTHHAMFDLGIPYFVSPNRIRIYNQEYDLLCNHKLSDDNVSYHNEFLYNGVLNSSRPN from the coding sequence ATGAGCAAGATTTCAACAGAGCATTTTTTCCCAATCTCTGTTTACTTTCGCAAAAAGAAAGAGGAGTTGAAAAAGGTATTTTCTGAACAGGGTGGTAAAGCCACCTTTGAGTCAGGGAAGAAATGGACTGGGGCCAGCAAGCTGCTCGAGCAGGCAAAAGCGACAGGTCAAAAATTGCCTATCCTTTTCAGTGCTGCTGATGGCTACAACGATCTGATTTACTGGGCAGTTCTTGAAAGCATATCGGTTCAGCCAGATGCCAAAGGTAAATTCCCCACGACTCTCAAAATTGTTGATCTGACCCCTCTACCCGAAGATATTCCATTAAATTCTCTACGCAAGGTTGGTACTGATCAGCATTTTTCTGATGACATGCTTTCAGGCTATTGCTTTTGCCAAACTCCGGCGTTTCTTCAGCACCAAATTCACTATTGGGTGATCAAAGGAAGGCCAAGCGATAATGACTTCGAGAGCTGGCTAATACCGGGCACAGAAGACACTTGGCGTACAAGTAGGCCACCGCAATCTTGGTCTCCTGGCGACCGTCTTTTTTTCTGGATGTCATCCCCGGCTCGCTGTGTTGTTGGGCTAGGCGTTCTAAAAGGGTTGCACAAGAAGAAGGACAAATCCGGAAATAACTTATTCGATGTTGAGTATCTAACCTATCCACTTGCGAATCGTCCCTTTATTGATGATCTTCGGCTGAATGCTAAACTCTTTGACGCTTCATTCCTCAAATCTGGTCCAGCATGGACTGTTTACTCGCTGACGGAAGAACAAGGGAAAGAGCTTTACCAGATTGTTGTCGGTCAAAACCCGGAAATTAATCTTGGATGGAATACCCGTACACCTTTGATTCAGCGAGCCAGAGAGTTTGAAGCGGTAGATTTAGCAGAGCCTCCGGCTCGTGTGATCACCACAACCAGCCGCGTCATTCGAGATACTGTTAAAGCAAGGCAAATGAAATTGAAATACGGCTATGGCTGTCAGGTCTGCCGCTTGAAGATTGAGTTTGGGCCGGGCCGATTCTATGTGGAAGCTCACCATGTACGTCCGCTAGGTGGTAACCATAAAGGATGCGATACAGAAGATAACTTGATGATTTTATGCCCTACCCATCACGCGATGTTTGATCTGGGCATTCCATATTTCGTTTCACCAAATCGAATTCGCATATACAACCAAGAGTACGATCTGCTATGCAACCACAAGCTTTCAGATGACAATGTCAGCTATCACAATGAGTTTCTTTATAACGGTGTTTTGAATAGTAGCCGCCCGAATTGA
- the tnpA gene encoding IS200/IS605 family transposase gives MPQSLSSILIHLVFSTKHREPWLTPEIETELHPYLATVFKGCDSPALIINGDRDHIHALFTLARTWTVADVVEEVKKRSSKWIKTTDAGLKQFQWQVGYGAFSVSQSQVEQVRRYIANQKAHHRQQPFQDEYRALLQKYGIEFDEKYVWD, from the coding sequence ATGCCGCAATCGCTTTCCTCAATCCTGATCCATCTGGTTTTCAGCACCAAACACCGCGAACCTTGGTTGACGCCGGAGATCGAAACGGAACTGCATCCGTATCTGGCGACCGTGTTCAAAGGCTGTGATTCGCCTGCCTTGATCATTAACGGCGACCGCGATCACATCCACGCGCTTTTCACGCTCGCGCGCACGTGGACGGTTGCCGACGTGGTCGAAGAGGTAAAGAAACGCTCGTCGAAATGGATAAAAACGACGGATGCCGGGCTGAAACAGTTCCAATGGCAGGTGGGCTACGGTGCTTTTTCGGTTAGCCAATCACAGGTCGAACAGGTCAGGCGCTACATTGCCAATCAAAAGGCACACCATCGGCAACAGCCGTTTCAAGACGAATACCGGGCGTTGTTGCAAAAATACGGGATCGAATTTGACGAGAAATACGTTTGGGATTGA
- a CDS encoding protein kinase, with the protein MTPERWSQIEELFNAALDMPEAARAAFLDSVCGADAELRETLERLLRSDAAAGDFIEAPPLVSQATKLLDKASTLTDQPVSHSQTREMIGRQVGAYRIERELGRGGMGEVYLAWRADNEFRKQVAIKLVRRGVDSEIVLRRFRRERQILASFDHPNIARLLDGGTTEDGVPYLVMEYIEGQPLTRFCDERQLPLTERLKLFVQVCNAIEYAHQQQVIHRDIKPGNILVTPLAEGEGGMAKLLDFGIARILKSTPLLDTGEHTVTGMQMMTPEYASPEQMRGEAVTAASDQYSLGVLLYELLTGRRPYQLRHKLLHEVARLIIEETPTRPSTVIKQTEEIYSPTFGQTVTLTPELVSRQRATTPETLSATLASGLDAIVLKALSKTSAQRYATVAEFATDIQHWLQGLPVAAPPVTVSGVEQTVPGIHHRHSIAILPLKALQHEPGATQNFLGVGLADALITRLSNLRSLLVRPTASVVRYASPEHDAVSAGRDLNVTHVLDGRFLQTGDRIRVTVQLIEVASAAPQWAAQFDECCADLLSLQDSLAEQVAHEIARNLSGEERAQIAKRGTDKPEAYEAYLRGRYYWHTYTDEGLARALTSFYEALAIDPEFAAAYSGVADYFNFMGITAVLPPEECFQAAKQAAQRAIELDSKLAEAHVSLALAIRSYDWDYAASQRLMQRAIELNDNYAQAHEWLAHFYSSQGQHTDAINEMRRALRIDPQSPALHTMMAFILHNARQHREAYRYNQRALELEPNYYLAFQAQGWLYPRVGRPDEALAAARQAAALTNRAPLSLWVLAHVLAVSGKRSEAQVVLNELRAIAQQRYVPHYFFARLHTALGEYEAAFDCLRLSCERRESWALEMQVDPQLDALRSDPRFGELLARLHPFQVNAEEAETVAESLGTQASLPAVSAVDPLMPKGVAAKAASKDARVPRWLLAAVLIVLGVAAFFYLKSTTTVKIVKLSKSANTIAVLPFRSQGADESLGVGLADALIRQLSQIKQLTVRPPQRSAPSEPAPAQVAREQQVEYVVSGMLRRAGGQIVLDAQMFSASANRQLWAAQFTLPDAEIARAQSILSERVLGEMKFEVSGKELLQLNKRYTTDREAYQLYLVGRYHFAKRAVPALREAISQFERALQKDDKFALAYAGLADSYALLHWYGALPPRESCERARTNAQRALALDDQLAEPHASLAYVLFWCDRDRAGAERELRRAIALNPSYPTAHHWLALMLTAQGRFAEAQEQIRFAEGLDPRSAIIKTAAAVVWYYARQYDAALDWTRRALELDAGLVAAHRVQRWIYQAQGKYDDALAAYQRERSFSNATVEWPAILAQVQASGQRQAEARATLQRALAPAELRRAGDYLTYEIALDYALLGDREQAFTWLAKAEAARTNSFNFIAVDPLLDGLRDDARYAALLRQAGFK; encoded by the coding sequence ATGACTCCCGAACGCTGGTCCCAAATCGAAGAGTTATTCAATGCGGCGCTGGATATGCCCGAGGCCGCGCGGGCAGCCTTTCTGGACAGCGTGTGTGGCGCGGATGCCGAGTTGCGCGAGACGTTGGAGCGCCTGTTGCGCTCCGATGCCGCCGCGGGTGATTTCATCGAAGCCCCGCCCCTGGTTTCGCAAGCCACGAAATTGCTGGACAAGGCCAGCACGCTGACGGATCAGCCTGTCTCACACTCCCAGACAAGAGAGATGATCGGACGGCAGGTCGGCGCTTATCGCATCGAGCGCGAACTGGGGCGCGGCGGCATGGGCGAAGTCTATTTGGCCTGGCGCGCCGACAACGAGTTTCGCAAACAGGTGGCGATTAAACTGGTGCGGCGCGGCGTGGATAGCGAAATCGTGCTGCGCCGCTTTCGCCGCGAACGCCAAATCCTCGCCAGTTTCGATCATCCCAACATCGCCCGCCTGCTGGACGGCGGCACGACCGAAGATGGCGTGCCCTATCTGGTGATGGAATACATCGAAGGCCAGCCGCTAACCCGTTTTTGCGACGAGCGTCAGTTGCCGCTGACTGAACGGTTGAAGTTGTTTGTGCAGGTTTGCAATGCCATCGAATACGCGCATCAACAGCAAGTCATCCACCGCGACATCAAACCCGGCAACATCCTGGTCACGCCTTTGGCGGAGGGGGAAGGGGGCATGGCCAAGCTGCTGGATTTCGGCATCGCGCGCATCCTCAAATCCACTCCCTTGCTCGACACCGGCGAACACACCGTCACGGGCATGCAAATGATGACGCCCGAATACGCCAGCCCCGAACAGATGCGCGGCGAAGCGGTCACGGCGGCCAGCGATCAATACAGCCTGGGTGTGCTGCTTTATGAATTGCTGACGGGGCGGCGGCCCTATCAGTTGCGCCACAAACTGTTGCACGAAGTCGCACGCCTGATTATCGAAGAGACGCCCACGCGCCCCAGCACCGTGATCAAACAGACCGAAGAAATTTATTCGCCGACTTTCGGCCAAACGGTCACGCTGACACCCGAACTGGTCAGCCGCCAACGCGCCACCACGCCCGAAACGCTGAGCGCCACGCTGGCCAGCGGGTTGGACGCCATCGTGCTCAAGGCGCTCAGCAAAACCTCGGCGCAGCGTTATGCCACCGTCGCTGAATTCGCCACCGACATCCAACACTGGTTGCAGGGGCTGCCTGTCGCCGCGCCACCGGTCACCGTCAGCGGCGTTGAACAAACCGTCCCTGGCATACACCACCGCCATTCGATTGCCATCCTGCCGCTCAAAGCGTTGCAGCACGAACCGGGCGCGACGCAAAACTTCCTGGGTGTCGGGCTGGCTGACGCGCTGATCACCCGCTTGAGCAATCTGCGCAGCCTGCTCGTGCGCCCCACGGCTTCGGTGGTGCGCTATGCCAGTCCTGAGCACGATGCTGTCAGCGCGGGCCGCGACTTGAATGTCACACACGTGCTGGACGGACGCTTTTTGCAAACCGGCGACCGCATCCGCGTCACCGTGCAATTGATCGAAGTCGCCAGCGCCGCGCCGCAATGGGCCGCGCAATTCGATGAATGTTGTGCCGACCTATTGTCCTTGCAGGATTCATTGGCCGAACAGGTTGCGCACGAAATCGCCCGCAATCTTTCCGGCGAAGAGCGCGCGCAAATCGCCAAACGCGGCACCGACAAACCCGAAGCGTATGAAGCCTATCTGCGCGGGCGTTATTACTGGCACACTTACACCGACGAAGGTCTGGCGCGCGCGCTCACCAGTTTTTACGAAGCGCTGGCGATTGATCCGGAATTCGCGGCGGCCTACAGCGGCGTGGCCGACTATTTCAATTTCATGGGCATCACCGCCGTGCTGCCGCCCGAAGAATGCTTTCAAGCGGCCAAGCAGGCCGCCCAGCGCGCCATCGAACTCGACTCTAAACTGGCCGAAGCCCATGTCTCGCTGGCGCTGGCGATTCGCTCGTATGACTGGGACTACGCCGCGAGCCAGCGGCTGATGCAGCGCGCCATCGAGTTGAATGACAACTACGCGCAGGCGCACGAATGGCTCGCCCATTTTTATAGTTCGCAAGGCCAGCACACCGACGCTATCAACGAAATGCGGCGCGCCTTGCGCATTGATCCGCAATCACCCGCCTTGCACACGATGATGGCCTTCATCCTGCACAACGCGCGCCAGCATCGCGAGGCGTACCGGTACAACCAACGCGCGCTCGAATTAGAGCCGAACTATTACCTGGCCTTTCAGGCGCAAGGCTGGCTCTATCCGCGCGTTGGTCGGCCCGACGAAGCGCTTGCCGCCGCGCGCCAAGCCGCCGCCTTGACCAATCGCGCGCCGCTGTCGTTATGGGTGCTGGCGCACGTCTTGGCCGTTTCTGGCAAACGCAGCGAAGCGCAGGTGGTGCTCAATGAATTGCGCGCCATTGCCCAGCAGCGTTACGTGCCGCATTACTTTTTCGCGCGCCTGCACACGGCGCTGGGCGAATACGAGGCGGCCTTTGATTGTTTGCGCCTGTCTTGCGAACGCCGCGAATCGTGGGCGCTGGAAATGCAGGTTGATCCGCAACTCGACGCTTTGCGGTCAGACCCGCGCTTCGGTGAATTGCTGGCGCGGCTGCATCCGTTTCAGGTGAATGCGGAAGAGGCAGAGACGGTGGCGGAAAGCCTGGGTACGCAGGCATCCTTGCCTGCGGTCTCGGCGGTAGACCCATTGATGCCGAAGGGCGTGGCTGCCAAAGCCGCGAGCAAGGATGCTCGCGTACCCAGGTGGCTGCTCGCCGCCGTGCTCATCGTGCTTGGCGTGGCCGCCTTTTTCTATTTGAAATCCACGACCACGGTCAAAATCGTCAAGCTGTCCAAATCCGCCAATACCATCGCTGTGCTGCCCTTTCGCAGCCAGGGCGCGGACGAGTCGCTGGGCGTGGGGCTGGCCGACGCGCTCATACGTCAGCTCAGCCAGATCAAACAATTGACCGTGCGCCCACCCCAACGCAGCGCGCCGAGTGAGCCAGCGCCCGCGCAAGTTGCGCGCGAACAGCAGGTCGAATACGTCGTCAGCGGCATGTTGCGCCGCGCGGGCGGCCAGATCGTGCTGGACGCGCAAATGTTCAGTGCCAGTGCCAATCGCCAGTTGTGGGCGGCGCAATTCACACTGCCCGACGCCGAAATCGCGCGCGCGCAATCCATCCTGAGCGAACGCGTGCTGGGCGAAATGAAATTCGAGGTCAGCGGCAAGGAACTGTTGCAACTCAACAAACGCTACACCACCGACCGCGAGGCTTATCAGTTGTATCTGGTCGGGCGCTACCATTTCGCCAAACGCGCGGTGCCCGCCTTGCGCGAGGCCATCAGCCAGTTCGAACGCGCGCTGCAAAAGGACGACAAGTTCGCGCTGGCCTACGCCGGGCTGGCCGATAGTTACGCGCTGCTGCATTGGTACGGCGCGTTGCCGCCGCGCGAAAGTTGCGAACGCGCGCGCACAAACGCCCAACGCGCGCTGGCGCTGGATGATCAATTGGCCGAGCCGCACGCCTCGCTGGCTTACGTGCTCTTCTGGTGCGACCGCGACCGCGCCGGGGCCGAACGCGAATTGCGGCGCGCCATCGCCTTGAATCCCAGCTATCCGACCGCGCATCACTGGCTGGCGCTGATGCTGACGGCGCAGGGCCGTTTTGCCGAAGCGCAAGAACAGATTCGTTTTGCCGAAGGGCTTGACCCGCGTTCGGCCATCATCAAAACCGCCGCCGCCGTGGTTTGGTATTACGCGCGCCAATATGACGCGGCGCTCGATTGGACGCGCCGCGCGCTCGAACTCGATGCCGGACTCGTCGCCGCGCACCGCGTGCAACGCTGGATTTATCAAGCCCAGGGCAAATATGACGACGCGCTCGCCGCCTATCAGCGCGAACGCAGTTTCAGCAACGCGACCGTCGAATGGCCCGCCATTCTCGCCCAGGTGCAAGCCAGCGGGCAGCGCCAAGCCGAAGCGCGCGCCACCTTGCAACGCGCGCTCGCCCCGGCGGAATTGCGGCGCGCGGGAGATTACCTCACCTACGAAATTGCCCTGGATTACGCGTTGTTGGGCGACCGCGAGCAAGCCTTCACCTGGCTCGCCAAGGCCGAGGCGGCCCGCACGAATAGTTTCAATTTTATCGCGGTTGACCCGCTGCTGGATGGGTTGCGCGACGATGCGCGGTATGCGGCGTTGTTGCGTCAGGCCGGATTCAAGTGA
- a CDS encoding sigma-70 family RNA polymerase sigma factor, which yields MNTAADVTQLLLAWGQGDQTAFEQLLPLVYGELRLIAERYLKRERAGHTLQATALVHEAYLKLVNQQQVYWQNRAHFYGIAAHAMRRILIDHARTRQAGKRGSGETQLSLDENLTVADERHRELIALDDALTALADFDPQKSRIVELRYFGGLSIEETAEVLGIGTATVIRQWRLAKAWLHNEMSSR from the coding sequence ATGAATACTGCCGCCGACGTAACACAACTGCTGCTGGCCTGGGGTCAGGGCGATCAAACGGCGTTCGAGCAATTGTTGCCGCTGGTTTACGGCGAATTGCGGCTGATTGCCGAACGCTATCTGAAACGCGAGCGCGCCGGGCACACCTTGCAGGCGACGGCGCTGGTGCATGAAGCCTATCTGAAGCTGGTCAATCAACAACAAGTCTATTGGCAGAATCGCGCGCATTTTTATGGCATCGCCGCCCACGCCATGCGCCGCATCCTGATTGACCACGCTCGCACACGCCAGGCCGGCAAACGTGGCAGCGGCGAAACCCAACTCTCCCTCGATGAAAACCTGACCGTTGCCGACGAACGCCACCGCGAATTGATTGCGCTCGATGATGCGCTGACCGCGCTGGCGGATTTCGATCCGCAAAAAAGCCGCATCGTCGAGTTGCGCTATTTCGGCGGTCTTTCCATTGAAGAGACTGCCGAAGTCTTGGGCATTGGCACCGCCACCGTCATCCGCCAATGGCGTTTGGCCAAGGCTTGGTTACATAACGAAATGAGCAGCCGGTAG
- a CDS encoding MerR family transcriptional regulator: MRIGAVAAQAGVNAQTIRFYERRGLLRKPQRLASGYRDYPAETIRIVRLIKQLQELGFTLTEIEALLRLQAARKLALPELQAQLAAKLQTVEAQILSLHGLRDRLRELSLKLEAGESAAGNMFCV, from the coding sequence ATGCGCATCGGGGCAGTTGCCGCACAGGCCGGGGTCAACGCGCAAACGATTCGCTTTTATGAACGGCGCGGCTTGTTGCGCAAACCGCAACGGCTGGCGTCGGGTTACCGCGACTATCCGGCAGAGACGATTCGCATCGTCCGGCTGATCAAACAGCTTCAGGAACTCGGCTTCACGTTGACCGAGATCGAAGCCTTGCTGCGCTTGCAGGCCGCGCGGAAGCTGGCCTTACCGGAGTTACAAGCCCAACTGGCCGCCAAGCTGCAAACGGTCGAAGCGCAAATTCTGAGCTTACATGGCCTGCGCGACAGGCTGCGCGAGTTAAGCTTGAAACTCGAAGCAGGCGAGTCAGCGGCGGGCAATATGTTTTGCGTTTGA
- a CDS encoding ATP-binding cassette domain-containing protein — MSNTISVKHISKSYGDFTAVQDLSLEVHAGSIFGLLGPNGAGKSTSIRMIVNITIPDSGEIRLFGEPMNEKLQERVGYLPEDRGLYKKMKIGEQLLFFAELKGLKHAAAKRRVDEWMERVGLSEWKAKRWEELSKGMQQKVQFVSTILHDPDLVILDEPFTGLDPINANLLKEIVQEMRQRNKTIIFSTHLMEQAEELCDEICLINRGRKVLSGPLREVKRSFGWRSLAVDGENLDGLLTDNPLVKAVTPQRHHLEVALHDGADPQALLKDLVNANARLTRFELVAPTLNEIFIESVGRANEQAGAAA; from the coding sequence ATGTCGAACACCATCTCTGTTAAACACATCAGCAAAAGCTATGGCGATTTTACTGCCGTGCAAGACCTTTCGCTGGAAGTCCACGCCGGCAGCATCTTCGGCCTGTTGGGGCCGAACGGCGCGGGCAAATCCACTTCGATCCGCATGATCGTCAACATCACCATCCCCGACAGCGGCGAAATCCGCCTCTTCGGCGAACCGATGAACGAGAAGCTGCAAGAGCGTGTCGGTTACCTGCCCGAAGATCGCGGCCTGTACAAAAAGATGAAGATCGGCGAGCAACTGCTCTTTTTCGCCGAATTGAAAGGCCTCAAACACGCCGCTGCCAAACGCCGCGTGGATGAATGGATGGAGCGCGTGGGCCTGAGCGAATGGAAAGCCAAACGTTGGGAAGAGTTGTCAAAAGGCATGCAGCAAAAAGTCCAATTCGTCTCGACCATCCTGCACGATCCCGACTTGGTGATCCTCGACGAACCCTTCACCGGTCTCGATCCGATCAATGCGAACCTGCTCAAAGAGATCGTCCAGGAAATGAGACAGCGCAACAAAACCATTATCTTCTCGACCCACCTGATGGAGCAGGCCGAAGAGCTTTGCGACGAAATCTGCCTGATCAATCGCGGTCGCAAAGTGCTGAGCGGCCCCTTGCGCGAGGTCAAACGCAGCTTCGGCTGGCGTTCATTGGCTGTGGATGGCGAGAATTTGGATGGCCTGCTGACGGACAACCCGCTGGTCAAAGCCGTCACACCACAACGCCATCATTTGGAAGTCGCGCTGCACGACGGCGCTGATCCACAGGCTTTGCTCAAAGATTTGGTCAATGCGAATGCGCGATTGACGCGCTTTGAATTGGTCGCGCCGACGTTAAACGAAATTTTTATTGAGAGTGTTGGGCGCGCCAACGAACAGGCGGGCGCGGCGGCCTGA